In the Prochlorococcus sp. MIT 1307 genome, one interval contains:
- a CDS encoding glycosyltransferase family 1 protein, with translation MKIAFFTETFLPKVDGIVTRLTKTVKHLIAAGDEVVVFCPEGCPSNYMGAKVVGVPAMPLPLYPELKLGLPGPAVSEALESFQPDLVHVVNPAVLGLGGIWLAKTNNIPLIASYHTHLPKYLEHYGMGMLEPLLWELLKAAHNQAVLNLCTSTAMVKELSEKGIQHTALWQRGVDTEVFRPELRNDEMRRRLLGNFTDEGALLIYVGRLSAEKQIERIKPVLEALPHTRLALVGDGPYRQQLEKAFENTPTTFVGYLAGEELASAYASGDAFLFPSSTETLGLVLLEAMAAGCPVIGANRGGIPDIISDGKNGCLFNPDGNNQGSQSLINATQRLLKNDLEHISMRKAAREEAERWGWASATNQLRDYYHQILENQSIKIAA, from the coding sequence GTGAAGATCGCTTTTTTTACCGAGACTTTCCTTCCTAAGGTAGATGGAATAGTTACGCGTCTCACAAAAACAGTTAAACATCTCATTGCTGCGGGAGATGAGGTAGTCGTTTTTTGTCCTGAGGGATGCCCTAGCAACTACATGGGGGCCAAGGTTGTAGGTGTTCCAGCGATGCCATTACCCCTTTATCCAGAATTAAAGCTTGGACTCCCAGGACCAGCAGTATCAGAAGCTTTAGAAAGTTTTCAACCAGATTTAGTTCATGTCGTAAATCCTGCGGTCCTCGGATTAGGAGGAATATGGCTAGCGAAAACAAATAACATCCCTCTTATTGCTAGCTACCACACACATCTCCCGAAATATCTCGAGCACTATGGAATGGGTATGCTCGAACCATTGTTGTGGGAACTCTTAAAAGCTGCACATAATCAAGCTGTTCTCAATCTATGCACTTCTACAGCAATGGTTAAAGAACTTAGCGAGAAAGGTATTCAACATACTGCTTTATGGCAACGCGGAGTTGACACAGAAGTATTCCGCCCAGAATTACGTAACGATGAAATGCGTCGACGTCTCTTAGGTAATTTTACTGATGAAGGGGCGCTATTGATATATGTTGGGAGACTTTCAGCGGAAAAGCAAATAGAGAGAATTAAGCCTGTATTAGAAGCATTACCTCATACACGACTTGCTCTTGTTGGCGATGGACCTTACCGACAACAACTAGAGAAAGCCTTTGAAAACACTCCAACTACTTTCGTTGGATATCTGGCCGGAGAAGAATTAGCTAGTGCTTATGCTTCAGGAGATGCATTTTTATTTCCCTCTAGCACCGAAACCCTAGGTTTGGTTCTCTTAGAAGCCATGGCAGCAGGGTGTCCTGTAATAGGAGCAAATAGAGGAGGTATACCAGATATTATTTCCGATGGAAAAAACGGGTGTCTCTTCAACCCCGATGGAAACAATCAAGGATCACAGAGTTTAATAAATGCCACTCAAAGATTGCTAAAAAATGATCTTGAACATATATCAATGCGAAAAGCAGCAAGAGAAGAGGCTGAACGATGGGGTTGGGCTAGTGCTACTAATCAATTAAGAGATTATTACCATCAAATTCTTGAAAACCAATCAATAAAAATCGCTGCATAA
- a CDS encoding NAD-dependent epimerase/dehydratase family protein, which translates to MKVLVLGGDGFCGWPCAVNLADQGHDVLIVDNLSRRKIDIDLEVESLTPISSMGDRLKAWEEIGGQPMKFENLDISKEYERLLKLLKHEQPNAVVHFAEQRAAPYSMKSSATKRYTVDNNVNGTHNLLTAIVESGLDIHIVHLGTMGVYGYGSHRGATIPEGYLKVEVPQPDGTRFEEEILHPASPGSVYHMTKTLDQLLFLYYNKNDNVRITDLHQGIVWGTNTDATNRDPRLTNRFDYDGDYGTVLNRFLMQAAIGYPLTVHGTGGQTRAFIHIRDSVKCVQLALENPPDKGERVKIFNQMTESHQVGELAKKVAALTGAKLNHLPNPRNEAVENDLIVDNRCFIELGLNPTTLDDGLLTEVVDVARRWSDRCDRNRIPCVSAWTSTQAKAIKKPS; encoded by the coding sequence TTGAAAGTTCTAGTTCTTGGTGGCGACGGCTTCTGCGGCTGGCCTTGTGCAGTGAACTTGGCCGACCAAGGCCACGATGTTTTAATCGTGGACAATTTAAGTCGGCGAAAAATAGATATTGATCTGGAAGTGGAGTCTCTAACTCCCATTTCGAGCATGGGAGACCGCCTTAAAGCTTGGGAAGAAATAGGTGGTCAACCTATGAAGTTTGAGAACCTAGACATCTCAAAAGAATACGAACGGCTGTTAAAGCTTCTCAAACACGAACAGCCAAATGCCGTCGTGCACTTTGCAGAACAAAGAGCAGCTCCCTACTCAATGAAAAGCAGCGCAACTAAGCGCTACACAGTGGATAACAATGTCAACGGGACACACAACCTTTTAACAGCAATTGTAGAAAGCGGCCTAGATATCCACATTGTGCACCTTGGCACTATGGGGGTTTATGGATATGGATCTCACCGAGGAGCCACAATTCCTGAAGGTTATTTAAAAGTAGAAGTTCCTCAGCCAGATGGAACTCGTTTCGAAGAAGAAATACTGCATCCAGCCAGTCCTGGGAGTGTCTATCACATGACCAAAACGCTAGACCAATTACTTTTTCTTTATTACAACAAAAACGACAATGTACGAATAACTGATCTTCATCAAGGAATAGTTTGGGGCACGAATACTGATGCCACTAATAGAGATCCAAGACTGACAAACCGCTTTGACTATGACGGCGATTATGGGACCGTTCTAAACCGCTTTTTAATGCAGGCAGCAATAGGGTATCCACTCACAGTGCATGGAACAGGTGGGCAAACACGTGCTTTCATTCACATCCGAGATTCAGTGAAATGTGTCCAATTGGCCCTTGAAAATCCCCCAGATAAAGGGGAACGGGTCAAAATCTTTAATCAAATGACTGAAAGTCACCAAGTTGGTGAGCTTGCCAAGAAAGTAGCGGCCCTTACAGGTGCGAAACTGAACCACTTACCAAATCCAAGGAATGAAGCTGTAGAGAATGACTTAATAGTTGATAATCGCTGCTTTATTGAACTTGGACTAAATCCAACTACCCTTGATGATGGCTTGCTGACTGAAGTAGTAGATGTAGCGCGACGCTGGTCAGACCGCTGCGATCGCAATCGGATTCCATGCGTATCAGCTTGGACATCCACTCAAGCCAAAGCAATTAAAAAGCCGTCATAA
- a CDS encoding high light inducible protein yields the protein MSVTEESGGRLNAFAKEPKIEVISQESSNRNNFQLIIFSLVMLIMAIVGYVVFIS from the coding sequence ATGTCCGTTACAGAAGAATCAGGCGGACGGCTTAATGCCTTTGCAAAAGAACCCAAAATTGAAGTAATTAGCCAAGAGTCTAGTAATAGGAATAACTTTCAGCTAATAATTTTTAGCCTAGTAATGCTTATAATGGCAATAGTTGGCTATGTGGTTTTCATTAGCTGA
- a CDS encoding thiazole synthase, with translation MKKSKDLLTIGKKDFSSRLFTGTGKYSSVEVMKKSLLLSESQMVTVAVRRVQALAPGHEGLIQAIAWSKYWMLPNTAGCTNAEEAIRVARLGRELAKLSGQEDNNFIKLEVIPDQRHLLPDPFDTLQAAEQLIKEGFTVLPYINADPLLAKRLEEIGCATVMPLGSPIGSAQGIRNEANIGLIIENSKIPVIIDAGIGVPSEAAQALEMGAAAVLVNSAIAMANDPPAMAKAMAKAVQAGREAFLAGRIPQKSTAFASSPNSGLVTKSSNGK, from the coding sequence ATGAAAAAAAGCAAGGATCTGCTAACAATCGGCAAGAAAGATTTCAGTAGCAGGCTTTTCACTGGAACAGGGAAGTATTCAAGCGTGGAAGTAATGAAAAAAAGCTTACTTCTCTCAGAAAGCCAAATGGTGACAGTAGCTGTCAGAAGAGTACAAGCTCTGGCCCCAGGTCATGAAGGGCTTATACAAGCAATTGCCTGGTCCAAATATTGGATGCTGCCTAATACTGCTGGTTGCACAAATGCAGAAGAAGCGATTCGTGTTGCACGACTTGGGCGAGAACTAGCAAAACTGTCTGGTCAAGAAGACAACAATTTCATCAAACTTGAAGTGATCCCTGACCAACGTCATTTGCTACCTGATCCATTTGACACCCTTCAAGCTGCAGAACAACTCATTAAAGAAGGTTTCACAGTTTTGCCATATATCAATGCTGATCCACTTCTAGCAAAAAGACTTGAAGAAATTGGCTGCGCAACTGTAATGCCCTTGGGCTCTCCAATTGGCTCCGCACAAGGCATAAGAAATGAAGCCAATATTGGATTGATTATCGAAAATTCAAAAATCCCAGTAATTATTGACGCTGGCATTGGAGTCCCTAGCGAGGCCGCCCAAGCTCTAGAAATGGGGGCTGCCGCAGTGCTAGTGAACAGTGCAATTGCCATGGCTAATGATCCGCCAGCAATGGCAAAAGCAATGGCAAAAGCTGTTCAAGCTGGAAGAGAAGCCTTCCTTGCTGGCCGCATCCCTCAAAAATCAACCGCATTCGCCAGTTCCCCAAACTCAGGGCTGGTTACTAAAAGCAGTAACGGAAAGTAA